In the Victivallis sp. Marseille-Q1083 genome, one interval contains:
- a CDS encoding AraC family transcriptional regulator, giving the protein MRSEKKPGESLVRSHLENHSIFFPERTVPLHAMLVNCGHQLIREHSYCWDGMKRGSRELAIWQYTLRGRGALRQPDRVVPLTPGRAMLVLVPDDHCYYLPEDSDCWEVLFVTLYGREAIRLVREAISRQGAVLEHDGSESETVLLAWQIFNLCEQGSLNDKFRSSKLAYEFALTLLGELEQSDTYRESRPAFLAQVTQYCLEHLEEAVTVDELAALAGYSRYHFSRQFRRYQGMSPQQYVTELRLKLALRMLQTEPLSIKEIAARCGFEDVSYFCKVFKKHQLVSPDRFRNRR; this is encoded by the coding sequence ATGCGGTCGGAGAAGAAGCCGGGTGAAAGTCTGGTGCGGAGCCATTTGGAGAACCACAGTATTTTTTTTCCGGAGCGCACTGTGCCGCTGCACGCGATGCTGGTCAATTGCGGCCATCAGTTGATCCGGGAACATTCTTACTGCTGGGATGGGATGAAACGCGGCAGCCGGGAGTTGGCGATCTGGCAGTATACGCTGCGCGGGCGCGGCGCGTTGCGGCAGCCGGACCGGGTGGTGCCGTTGACGCCGGGCCGGGCGATGCTGGTGCTGGTGCCGGACGACCATTGTTATTATCTGCCGGAGGATTCCGACTGCTGGGAAGTGCTGTTCGTCACGCTGTACGGCCGGGAAGCGATCCGGCTGGTGCGGGAGGCGATTTCCCGCCAGGGCGCGGTTCTGGAGCACGACGGGAGCGAGTCGGAAACGGTCCTGCTGGCCTGGCAGATCTTCAATCTCTGCGAACAGGGCAGCCTGAATGACAAATTCCGCTCCAGCAAGCTGGCCTATGAGTTTGCGCTGACATTGCTGGGCGAATTGGAACAAAGCGATACTTACCGGGAGAGCCGGCCGGCTTTTCTGGCGCAGGTGACGCAGTACTGTCTGGAACATCTGGAAGAGGCGGTCACGGTGGATGAACTGGCGGCACTGGCCGGTTACAGCCGGTATCATTTTTCGCGGCAGTTCCGGCGTTATCAGGGAATGTCGCCGCAGCAGTATGTGACGGAGCTGCGGTTGAAGCTGGCGTTGCGGATGCTGCAGACCGAACCGTTGAGCATCAAGGAAATCGCGGCGCGCTGCGGCTTCGAGGATGTCAGTTATTTCTGCAAGGTGTTCAAGAAACACCAGTTGGTCAGTCCCGACCGTTTTCGCAACCGGCGTTGA
- a CDS encoding type II secretion system protein — protein sequence MKRNFTLIELLVVIAIIAILASMLLPALGKAKAAAQAIKCTSNLKQVGLGTTMYADDNGDTMVPAYMNNAVINNNVQTLVYYPGLLLDYLARDLWVDPSASGWDKSTNIFSNPESGNDMQDNSKWTINYSISQSGKASDMTTFRFDKGIKITSITNPSGTIGFSCDENFFGGPYGGTYTNLDDQVPIDKSNLNGRGTDNTTTRVSYAHNNQCNHLWADGHVDRQKETTYRDWSTTD from the coding sequence ATGAAAAGAAATTTCACATTGATTGAACTGTTGGTTGTGATCGCGATCATCGCCATTCTCGCCAGTATGCTGTTGCCGGCGTTGGGCAAGGCGAAGGCGGCGGCGCAGGCGATCAAATGTACCAGCAATCTGAAACAGGTTGGTTTGGGTACGACGATGTATGCGGACGACAACGGTGATACGATGGTTCCCGCTTATATGAATAATGCGGTAATCAACAATAACGTACAGACGCTGGTTTATTATCCGGGATTGCTTTTGGACTATCTTGCCCGGGATTTGTGGGTGGATCCGAGTGCAAGCGGTTGGGATAAGAGCACGAATATCTTCTCTAATCCGGAATCCGGCAACGATATGCAGGATAATTCCAAATGGACAATCAATTATAGTATCAGTCAGTCCGGCAAGGCTTCTGACATGACGACCTTTCGTTTTGACAAAGGAATTAAAATTACTTCAATCACCAATCCGTCCGGTACAATCGGTTTTTCATGTGATGAAAACTTTTTTGGAGGTCCGTATGGTGGCACTTATACCAATTTGGATGATCAAGTGCCGATCGATAAAAGTAATTTGAATGGCCGTGGTACGGATAACACTACTACTCGTGTTTCGTATGCTCATAACAATCAGTGTAATCATTTGTGGGCCGACGGACACGTTGACCGTCAGAAAGAGACGACGTATCGCGATTGGTCGACGACCGACTGA
- the recN gene encoding DNA repair protein RecN, giving the protein MLNWLKIVNLALIESADVEFGSRFNVITGETGAGKSILLGTVGLLLGERADKSLIRTGQERCEISAGISFSAEDQEELARLLNDCGIPWEPEHPEIQLRRVITKTQNRNFVNDTPVTIQTLKLLGEQLIDIHGANEHQSLLSRARQLAILDRYANLKAEKAACRQCCLELKQLEQARSEAFAAMPSAAEARQLEAVVYDIEKVSPEPGEDERISAQHQLAANARQVLELTGQSGQMLCEAETAVTEQLSAVYRHLLELERLDPQGSRELLTRCDLLIEGTRELAGLLEHYAGKVELDEETFQELEQRLSELQTLKRHYGPTLEQVFVILEDARHRLSLYQDSAKLRAQFAAQEQQLRDRLAALAADLSAKRRQAADTLCAAVRTQLATLGFQRSHLAIAFQAVEPGENGGDQIDFIFSANPGEMPHPLRQIASSGELSRVMLALKTVLADADAVPVVIFDEIDVNIGGETANQVGRSLAALAAKRQILSISHLAQVAACGDRHYAVSKELQQDRTFSHIKLLDQAGRIRELSRMLGGGPAAERHAAELLAGAGSNPGRK; this is encoded by the coding sequence ATGCTCAATTGGTTAAAAATCGTCAATCTGGCTTTGATTGAAAGCGCCGACGTCGAATTCGGCAGCCGGTTCAACGTCATCACCGGCGAGACCGGCGCCGGCAAAAGCATCCTGCTCGGGACGGTCGGCCTGCTGCTCGGCGAACGCGCCGACAAAAGCCTGATCCGCACCGGCCAGGAACGCTGTGAAATCAGCGCCGGCATCAGCTTTTCCGCCGAGGACCAGGAGGAGCTCGCCCGGCTGCTGAACGACTGCGGCATCCCGTGGGAGCCGGAACACCCGGAAATCCAACTGCGCCGGGTCATCACCAAAACCCAGAACCGCAATTTCGTCAACGACACGCCAGTCACCATCCAGACGTTGAAGCTGCTCGGCGAACAGTTGATCGACATTCACGGCGCCAATGAACACCAGTCGCTGCTGAGCCGGGCCCGGCAGTTGGCGATCCTCGACCGCTATGCCAATTTGAAGGCGGAAAAAGCGGCCTGCCGGCAGTGCTGCCTGGAATTGAAGCAACTGGAACAGGCCAGAAGCGAAGCGTTCGCAGCGATGCCGTCGGCCGCCGAAGCCAGACAGTTGGAAGCGGTTGTTTACGACATCGAAAAAGTTTCGCCGGAACCCGGCGAAGACGAGCGGATTTCCGCCCAGCACCAACTGGCCGCCAACGCCAGACAGGTGCTGGAACTGACCGGCCAGTCCGGCCAGATGCTCTGTGAAGCGGAGACGGCGGTCACCGAGCAGTTGTCGGCGGTTTACCGTCACCTGCTGGAACTGGAGCGTCTCGATCCGCAAGGCAGCCGGGAGCTGCTGACCCGCTGCGACCTGTTGATCGAAGGAACACGGGAACTGGCCGGCCTGCTGGAGCATTATGCCGGCAAAGTGGAACTGGATGAGGAAACCTTTCAGGAGCTGGAGCAGCGGTTGTCGGAACTGCAAACTCTGAAACGGCATTACGGTCCGACGCTGGAACAGGTATTCGTCATCCTCGAGGACGCCAGACACCGGTTGAGTCTTTACCAGGACAGCGCCAAATTGCGCGCGCAATTCGCGGCACAGGAGCAGCAGCTCCGCGACCGCCTGGCCGCCCTGGCCGCCGATTTGTCCGCCAAACGCCGCCAGGCGGCCGATACGCTCTGCGCGGCGGTCCGGACCCAGTTGGCGACGCTCGGTTTTCAACGCAGTCATCTGGCGATTGCATTTCAGGCGGTCGAACCGGGCGAAAACGGCGGCGACCAGATCGATTTCATCTTTTCCGCCAATCCGGGCGAAATGCCCCACCCGCTGCGCCAGATCGCCAGCAGCGGCGAATTGTCGCGGGTGATGCTGGCACTGAAAACCGTGCTGGCCGACGCCGACGCCGTACCGGTGGTCATCTTCGATGAAATCGATGTCAACATCGGCGGCGAAACGGCCAATCAGGTCGGCCGCTCGCTGGCGGCGCTGGCCGCCAAACGGCAGATACTGTCGATCTCCCACCTAGCCCAGGTGGCCGCCTGCGGCGACCGTCACTACGCGGTCAGCAAAGAACTGCAGCAGGACCGCACCTTCTCCCACATCAAGCTGCTGGACCAGGCCGGAAGAATCCGGGAATTGAGCCGGATGCTCGGCGGCGGTCCGGCCGCCGAACGCCACGCGGCCGAACTGCTCGCCGGTGCCGGCAGCAATCCTGGCCGGAAATAA
- a CDS encoding methylated-DNA--[protein]-cysteine S-methyltransferase encodes MRNTPVQYRWTTGKEPKIVEIRLGVVAGTPPPPALAGAGRSLERRLAGELPAWDMAQFALAGVGDWARKVLTLLFALVPAGRVVGYGQLAALAGRPGGARAVGGVMRSNPLPLVYPCHRVVAADGKLNGFMCSSDAAGAALRLKRWLLETEGVEFDAAGRVKKAFFLTDPVDILPE; translated from the coding sequence ATGCGGAATACACCGGTGCAGTATCGCTGGACGACCGGCAAGGAACCGAAAATCGTGGAAATCCGGCTGGGGGTTGTCGCCGGAACTCCGCCGCCTCCGGCGCTGGCCGGCGCCGGCCGGAGTCTGGAGCGGCGGCTGGCGGGAGAGCTGCCGGCGTGGGATATGGCGCAGTTTGCCCTGGCCGGCGTCGGCGATTGGGCGCGGAAGGTGTTGACGCTGTTGTTCGCCCTGGTGCCGGCCGGCCGGGTGGTCGGCTATGGACAGTTGGCGGCGCTGGCCGGTCGGCCCGGCGGGGCGCGGGCGGTTGGCGGAGTGATGCGTTCCAACCCGTTGCCGCTGGTCTATCCGTGTCACCGGGTGGTGGCGGCCGACGGCAAATTGAACGGTTTCATGTGCAGCTCCGATGCGGCCGGAGCGGCGTTGCGGTTGAAGCGGTGGCTGTTGGAAACCGAAGGGGTGGAGTTCGATGCGGCCGGTCGGGTGAAAAAAGCGTTTTTTTTAACGGATCCGGTTGACATTTTGCCGGAATGA
- a CDS encoding M42 family metallopeptidase — protein sequence MLKQDSLQFLEELLRSASPSGYEMEAAAVYREYLGRFCPEVKTDVMGNTIGVLNAGAPLRVMLAGHYDEIGFQIVYISDEGLLYFRPNGGIDKLNVPSSEVDILTAAGRVRGVIGKKPIHLLKPAERDVPPELSDMWIDIGAEDREAAEKLVAVGDPVVMRANFRRLNENRVMSKGMDDKIGAFVVAETMRELSARRLKVAVYGVGTVQEELGLRGAHTSCFGIDPAIGFAVDVGFTTDIPDVAKKICGDIKLGKGPEITRSADNNIVLGRLMRKVAAEKEIACQESVGHRATGGTDTAQMQMTRAGVATALVSIPNRYMHSAVEICDLRDVEGAVRLLTETIAALQGNETFIPGID from the coding sequence ATGTTGAAACAGGATAGTTTGCAGTTTCTGGAAGAGCTGCTGCGCAGCGCCAGTCCGTCCGGTTATGAGATGGAAGCCGCCGCGGTCTATCGCGAATACCTCGGCCGTTTTTGTCCGGAGGTGAAAACCGATGTGATGGGCAACACCATCGGCGTGCTCAATGCGGGTGCTCCGCTGCGGGTGATGCTGGCCGGCCATTACGACGAAATCGGCTTCCAGATCGTCTATATTTCCGACGAGGGATTGTTGTATTTCCGGCCGAACGGCGGTATTGACAAGCTCAATGTGCCGTCATCGGAAGTGGACATTCTGACCGCGGCCGGCCGGGTGCGCGGCGTGATCGGCAAAAAGCCGATTCACCTTTTGAAACCGGCCGAGCGCGATGTGCCGCCGGAATTGTCGGACATGTGGATCGACATCGGCGCCGAAGACCGCGAGGCGGCGGAAAAGCTGGTGGCGGTCGGCGATCCGGTGGTGATGCGGGCCAACTTCCGGCGTTTGAACGAGAACCGGGTGATGTCGAAGGGGATGGATGACAAGATCGGCGCTTTCGTCGTCGCCGAGACGATGCGGGAGTTGTCGGCGCGCCGGCTCAAGGTGGCGGTTTACGGGGTTGGAACGGTGCAGGAGGAGCTCGGCTTGCGCGGTGCGCATACCAGTTGTTTCGGTATTGATCCGGCAATCGGTTTTGCGGTCGACGTCGGTTTCACCACCGACATTCCGGATGTGGCGAAGAAAATCTGCGGCGATATCAAGCTGGGGAAGGGGCCGGAAATTACCCGCAGCGCCGACAACAATATTGTCCTGGGCCGCTTGATGCGCAAAGTTGCCGCCGAAAAGGAGATCGCCTGCCAGGAGTCGGTCGGGCACCGGGCGACCGGCGGGACCGATACGGCGCAGATGCAGATGACCCGCGCCGGAGTGGCGACCGCGCTGGTCAGCATTCCGAACCGCTATATGCACTCGGCGGTCGAAATCTGCGACCTGCGCGATGTCGAGGGTGCGGTGAGGTTGTTGACCGAGACGATCGCCGCCTTGCAGGGCAATGAAACATTTATTCCCGGAATCGATTGA
- a CDS encoding FHA domain-containing protein yields MAGNPKLIVLSEKLRGKSFELTKEVMSAGRNEQRDICIKDPTLSSHHCDFVKTEHSYLVRDNDSTNGTRVNNVPITEQELKNFDVIQLGGVEILFDFDDGTNTAVGSRTETGIDLDSTTNTGLATVKHFTNYSPFAERDTKRQLRNQKMVLVLVGVLGIAVLALLIALVVMAMNKMS; encoded by the coding sequence ATGGCAGGAAATCCGAAACTTATTGTACTGTCGGAGAAATTACGCGGCAAGAGCTTTGAGTTGACCAAGGAGGTCATGAGTGCGGGACGCAACGAACAGCGGGATATCTGCATCAAAGATCCGACTTTGAGTTCGCATCATTGCGACTTTGTCAAAACGGAACACAGCTATCTGGTGCGCGACAACGACAGTACGAACGGTACGCGGGTCAACAATGTGCCGATTACCGAGCAGGAACTGAAAAACTTCGATGTCATTCAACTGGGCGGTGTGGAAATCCTGTTCGATTTCGACGACGGGACGAATACCGCGGTCGGCTCCCGGACTGAAACCGGCATCGATCTGGATTCGACGACGAATACCGGATTGGCGACGGTGAAGCATTTTACGAATTATTCCCCCTTTGCCGAGCGGGATACGAAGCGTCAACTGCGCAATCAGAAGATGGTTTTGGTTTTGGTCGGCGTTCTTGGGATTGCGGTTCTGGCATTGTTGATTGCGCTGGTGGTCATGGCCATGAACAAAATGTCTTGA